Proteins found in one Mustela lutreola isolate mMusLut2 chromosome 12, mMusLut2.pri, whole genome shotgun sequence genomic segment:
- the LOC131812617 gene encoding interferon alpha-1/2-like, with amino-acid sequence MALPCSFLVALVVLSCQSLGALGCDLLQYHSVLHWRTLMLLQQMRRLSASSCDKYTNDFGFPQEVFDGKVLQKAHALSVIHVTNQKTFHLFCTEASPAPWNTTLLEELCSGLSGQLGHLEACPLQEAGVGELPLVNGDTILRSYFQRISLYLQEKQYSPCAWEMVRAEIMKPLYASTALHKRLRSGK; translated from the coding sequence ATGGCCCTGCCCTGCTCCTTCTTGGTGGCCCTGGTGGTGCTTAGCTGCCAATCCCTCGGCGCTCTGGGATGTGACCTGCTTCAGTATCACAGCGTGTTGCACTGGAGGACCCTGATGCTCCTGCAACAAATGAGGAGACTGTCTGCTAGCTCCTGTGACAAATACACAAATGACTTTGGCTTCCCCCAGGAGGTGTTTGACGGCAAGGTGCTGCAGAAGGCTCATGCCCTCTCTGTCATCCATGTGACGAACCAGAAGACCTTCCACCTCTTCTGCACAGAGGCCTCACCTGCTCCCTGGAACACGACCCTCCTGGAGGAATTGTGCTCGGGACTTTCTGGGCAGCTGGGCCACCTGGAAGCCTGTCCCCtgcaggaggcaggggtgggagagctGCCCCTGGTGAATGGGGACACCATCCTGAGGAGCTACTTTCAGAGAATCTCCCTCTATCTGCAAGAGAAGCAATACAGCCCTTGTGCCTGGGAGATGGTCCGAGCAGAGATCATGAAACCCTTGTATGCATCAACAGCCTTGCATAAGAGACTAAGGAGTGGCAAGTGA